The Desulfurobacterium indicum genome contains a region encoding:
- a CDS encoding ABC transporter ATP-binding protein yields MIELENLSVLYKNNTIVKDVNLTVKKGEKVGIVGESGSGKSITALSIVKLLPESFEIQGTVKVNDKNIYLLSEKELNKEIRWKTVSVIFQDPSSSLNPLLKVGDQIAEAITYHRETTGNMKKTVISLLKKAAIPDAEIKYESYPHQLSGGLKQRVIIAMAIACNPDFIIADEPTTALDKKTEKEIISLLNSLVNEKNTGLLFISHDFDVISKTTDRVYVMYAGYVMESGKTGDVLKNPYHPYTKGLIACIPKVEGKGKRKLPVLPGNVPDIKSRPSGCPFHPRCKRAKEICKKEIPEIEKINGREVRCFFPVINS; encoded by the coding sequence ATGATTGAACTGGAAAATCTCTCCGTTCTCTATAAAAACAACACAATAGTAAAAGACGTCAACCTGACTGTAAAAAAAGGAGAAAAGGTAGGAATAGTAGGAGAGAGCGGAAGCGGAAAATCAATAACGGCACTTTCCATAGTGAAACTTTTGCCTGAAAGCTTTGAAATTCAAGGAACTGTGAAGGTTAACGATAAAAACATATACCTTTTAAGTGAAAAGGAACTTAACAAAGAGATAAGATGGAAAACCGTTTCTGTAATATTTCAGGACCCTTCATCTTCCCTGAATCCCCTTTTGAAAGTCGGTGATCAAATAGCAGAAGCCATAACTTACCATAGAGAAACCACGGGAAATATGAAAAAAACAGTAATTTCCCTGCTTAAAAAAGCTGCCATACCTGATGCAGAAATAAAATATGAAAGTTATCCCCACCAGCTTTCGGGAGGACTGAAGCAGAGAGTAATAATAGCCATGGCTATTGCATGCAATCCTGATTTTATAATAGCCGATGAACCAACGACAGCCCTCGATAAAAAAACAGAAAAGGAAATTATTTCTCTGCTTAACTCACTGGTCAACGAAAAAAACACCGGACTACTGTTCATATCACACGATTTTGATGTAATATCCAAAACAACGGACAGAGTTTACGTCATGTATGCAGGATACGTCATGGAATCAGGAAAAACAGGTGATGTTCTGAAAAATCCCTATCACCCCTACACGAAAGGACTGATAGCCTGCATTCCAAAAGTTGAAGGAAAAGGTAAAAGAAAACTCCCAGTTCTTCCCGGTAATGTTCCCGATATAAAATCAAGACCTTCAGGCTGCCCGTTTCACCCAAGATGCAAGAGAGCCAAGGAGATCTGCAAGAAGGAAATCCCCGAAATAGAAAAAATAAACGGCAGAGAAGTTCGCTGTTTTTTCCCGGTTATAAACTCATAA
- the carB gene encoding carbamoyl-phosphate synthase large subunit, with protein sequence MPKRTDLKKIMIIGSGPIVIGQAAEFDYSGTQACKALKEEGYEVVLVNSNPATIMTDPDISDRTYIEPLTVEAVEKIIRKEKPDALLPTVGGQTALNLAVELYESGVLEKHGVELIGANVEAIKKAEDRELFKAAMLKIGLDVPKSGFARSMEEAMEILEKVGLPAIIRPSFTLGGEGGGVAYNVEEFKEIVRKGLDASPITEVLIEESVLGWKEYELEVMRDLNDNVVIICSIENLDPMGVHTGDSITVAPAQTLTDKEYQILRDSAIKIIREIGVETGGSNVQFAVNPENGRVIVIEMNPRVSRSSALASKATGFPIAKIAAKLAVGYTLDELPNDITKKTPASFEPAIDYCVVKFPRWAFEKFPEADAVLTTTMKSVGEVMAIGRTFKEALMKAIRSLENGRYGLLLKDMDKVSRSELESKIAVPTPDRIWYIAEGFRRGMSIDEIYELSKIDRWFLHNIKQLVDLEKELGNYTLDDVPEELFKLAKKWGFSDIYLSKIWNVSQKAVREKREKIVPVLYKSVDTCAGEFEAYTPYYYSTYDGVECEAKPSDKKKVAVFGSGPNRIGQGVEFDYCCVHSVWALRELGYEAHMVNCNPETVSTDYDTSDKLFFEPLTLEDALNIIRKEGHEGVIVQFGGQTPLKLSVPFEREGVKILGTSSDSIDIAEDRERFRELLNRLGLKQPPSGIAHSLEEAERVAKEIGFPVLMRPSYVLGGRAMRIVDSMEELRNYMNEAVEVSEDKPVLIDKFLEDAVEFDVDAVCDGERVVIGGVMEHIEEAGIHSGDSACVLPTFSVTKQIVEKMKEITRKIAVELKVKGLINIQFAVKDGEIYIIEVNPRASRTVPFVSKATGIPLAKIATKVALGKTLDELGVKEVEPSYYSVKEAVFPFNRFTKVDPVLSPEMKSTGEVMGIDEDIGIAFYKAQLAAGSRLPIDPSKGKVFVSVKDKDKPKVMNIVRELINIGFEIVSTEGTYRFLKEQGLPVSIVYKIQEGRRPNIADMIKNNEIALIINTPTGSKSKRDAMSIRRLAVNYGIPYYTTIRGAEAVVMAIKSVREKSFDVKPLQEYHQF encoded by the coding sequence TTGCCAAAACGAACGGATCTTAAAAAAATCATGATAATCGGTTCTGGTCCCATTGTGATAGGACAGGCTGCTGAGTTTGACTATTCTGGAACTCAGGCCTGTAAGGCTTTGAAAGAGGAAGGATACGAAGTTGTTCTCGTTAATTCAAATCCTGCAACGATTATGACCGATCCTGACATTTCCGATAGAACCTACATTGAACCACTTACCGTTGAGGCTGTTGAGAAGATAATCAGAAAAGAAAAACCCGACGCCCTGCTTCCTACAGTCGGCGGACAGACGGCCCTCAACCTTGCCGTGGAGCTTTATGAATCCGGCGTCCTTGAAAAGCATGGTGTTGAACTTATCGGTGCGAATGTGGAAGCCATCAAGAAGGCTGAAGACAGAGAGCTTTTTAAAGCTGCAATGCTGAAAATAGGATTAGATGTTCCAAAAAGCGGTTTTGCCCGTTCAATGGAAGAAGCAATGGAAATACTTGAAAAGGTCGGCCTTCCAGCGATTATAAGACCTTCCTTTACACTCGGCGGAGAAGGCGGCGGTGTCGCATACAACGTTGAAGAGTTTAAAGAAATTGTGAGAAAGGGACTTGATGCAAGCCCTATTACAGAAGTCCTCATAGAAGAGTCTGTTTTAGGATGGAAAGAATACGAACTTGAAGTTATGAGAGACCTGAACGATAATGTTGTTATTATCTGTTCCATTGAGAACCTTGATCCTATGGGGGTTCACACCGGTGATTCTATAACCGTTGCACCTGCCCAGACACTTACGGATAAAGAGTATCAGATTTTAAGGGACAGCGCTATCAAAATAATTAGAGAAATCGGCGTTGAAACCGGTGGTTCTAACGTTCAGTTTGCGGTGAATCCTGAAAACGGAAGGGTAATTGTTATTGAGATGAACCCGAGAGTTTCCCGTTCTTCGGCTCTTGCATCAAAGGCCACAGGATTTCCTATTGCCAAAATTGCGGCAAAGCTTGCAGTCGGCTATACACTTGACGAGCTTCCGAATGATATTACAAAAAAGACACCTGCATCTTTTGAACCAGCAATTGATTACTGTGTTGTTAAGTTCCCGAGATGGGCATTTGAGAAATTTCCGGAAGCCGATGCTGTCTTAACCACCACCATGAAGTCGGTTGGTGAGGTTATGGCTATCGGTAGAACGTTTAAAGAAGCACTCATGAAAGCTATTCGCTCCCTCGAAAATGGAAGATACGGTCTTCTCCTTAAAGATATGGATAAGGTTTCCCGTTCTGAGCTTGAATCAAAAATTGCCGTCCCGACTCCCGATAGAATATGGTATATAGCAGAAGGATTTAGAAGGGGGATGTCCATAGATGAGATATATGAACTTTCAAAAATAGATAGATGGTTTCTGCACAATATAAAACAGCTTGTTGATCTTGAAAAAGAGCTTGGCAATTATACGCTGGATGACGTTCCGGAAGAGCTTTTTAAACTTGCCAAAAAGTGGGGATTTTCAGATATATATCTTTCAAAAATCTGGAACGTTTCTCAGAAAGCTGTAAGAGAAAAGAGAGAAAAGATTGTTCCCGTTCTTTACAAAAGTGTTGATACTTGTGCAGGTGAGTTTGAGGCTTACACACCTTACTACTACTCAACATATGATGGCGTTGAGTGTGAGGCAAAGCCTTCCGATAAAAAGAAAGTAGCCGTTTTTGGTTCAGGTCCTAACCGTATAGGTCAAGGGGTGGAGTTTGACTATTGCTGCGTTCACTCTGTCTGGGCATTAAGAGAACTTGGTTACGAAGCCCACATGGTAAACTGTAACCCCGAAACAGTTTCAACAGATTACGACACGTCGGATAAGCTCTTCTTTGAGCCGTTAACACTTGAAGATGCTCTAAACATAATAAGAAAGGAGGGACACGAAGGTGTCATCGTTCAATTTGGCGGACAGACACCGCTTAAACTTTCTGTTCCTTTTGAAAGGGAAGGGGTGAAGATTTTAGGAACAAGCTCGGATAGTATTGACATAGCCGAAGACAGAGAAAGATTCAGAGAGCTTTTAAATCGTCTCGGACTGAAGCAGCCTCCTTCCGGTATTGCTCACTCCCTTGAAGAGGCAGAGAGAGTGGCCAAAGAGATAGGATTTCCGGTTCTCATGAGACCTTCCTATGTGCTTGGCGGAAGGGCTATGAGAATTGTTGACAGCATGGAAGAACTCAGAAACTACATGAATGAGGCCGTTGAGGTTTCAGAAGATAAGCCTGTTCTTATAGACAAGTTTTTAGAGGATGCCGTAGAGTTTGACGTTGATGCGGTTTGTGACGGTGAAAGGGTTGTTATCGGCGGTGTAATGGAGCATATAGAGGAAGCCGGTATTCATTCCGGTGACAGTGCATGTGTTCTTCCGACCTTTTCTGTTACGAAACAGATTGTTGAGAAGATGAAAGAGATAACGAGGAAGATAGCGGTTGAGTTAAAAGTTAAAGGTTTGATAAACATTCAGTTTGCCGTCAAGGATGGTGAGATATACATCATTGAAGTTAACCCTAGAGCTTCAAGAACTGTTCCGTTTGTTAGCAAGGCTACCGGTATTCCGCTTGCAAAGATAGCGACAAAAGTTGCCCTCGGTAAAACGCTTGACGAGCTTGGTGTCAAGGAAGTTGAACCCTCTTATTACTCCGTAAAAGAGGCCGTTTTCCCATTTAATAGATTCACAAAGGTTGATCCTGTCCTGTCGCCGGAGATGAAATCTACCGGTGAAGTTATGGGTATTGATGAAGACATTGGTATAGCGTTTTACAAAGCGCAGCTCGCAGCCGGTTCAAGGCTTCCGATAGATCCTTCAAAAGGAAAGGTTTTTGTAAGTGTGAAGGATAAGGATAAACCGAAGGTCATGAATATTGTTAGAGAGCTTATAAACATCGGTTTTGAGATTGTCTCCACCGAAGGAACTTACAGGTTCTTAAAGGAGCAGGGGCTTCCTGTTTCCATAGTTTACAAGATTCAAGAAGGAAGAAGGCCAAACATTGCAGATATGATAAAAAACAACGAAATAGCCCTTATCATCAACACTCCGACTGGTTCAAAGTCAAAGAGAGACGCAATGAGCATAAGAAGACTTGCCGTTAACTATGGGATCCCTTACTACACAACGATAAGAGGTGCTGAAGCGGTTGTTATGGCCATCAAGTCTGTAAGAGAGAAGAGCTTTGATGTTAAACCTTTGCAAGAATATCATCAATTTTAA
- a CDS encoding polyphenol oxidase family protein — MKYEIFISEKPIDGREIEEIKRFPVIRPVQIHSSTVIFAGKRYSGRKGDAIVTDNKKVWVGVLSADCLPILVVARGMVAAIHAGWRGTLKGITFKTLKYIQTFTNVQKIVIGPGICGKCYEVGEDVYRLFNPHLRDRLFRPYGSKKYLFDLKKANVIQAKSAGVSLIEDLNLCTVCNNDSFYSYRKEKTEKEYCPP, encoded by the coding sequence ATGAAGTATGAGATTTTCATATCGGAAAAACCGATAGACGGAAGGGAAATAGAAGAGATAAAAAGATTTCCAGTTATAAGGCCAGTTCAGATCCACAGCAGCACAGTAATTTTTGCCGGGAAGCGATATTCTGGAAGAAAGGGAGATGCAATTGTTACAGACAACAAAAAGGTATGGGTTGGCGTTTTAAGTGCTGACTGTCTTCCTATTCTCGTTGTGGCAAGGGGAATGGTTGCGGCTATTCATGCCGGATGGCGTGGAACATTAAAAGGCATTACGTTTAAGACTTTAAAATACATTCAAACATTTACCAATGTTCAGAAAATCGTAATTGGTCCCGGGATCTGCGGGAAGTGTTACGAAGTTGGTGAGGACGTTTACAGGCTTTTCAATCCTCACTTGAGAGACCGGCTTTTCAGACCTTATGGAAGTAAAAAATATCTATTTGATCTAAAAAAGGCAAATGTCATTCAGGCAAAGTCTGCAGGGGTAAGCCTCATAGAGGATTTAAATCTCTGCACCGTTTGTAACAACGATAGCTTTTACTCTTACAGAAAAGAGAAAACGGAAAAAGAATATTGTCCGCCATAA